A window from Candidatus Nitrospira neomarina encodes these proteins:
- a CDS encoding SGNH/GDSL hydrolase family protein, with product MIKQKSVLLYILLACLVYGSIEGISYIGLWLLQGKGVSYQPLASRLSQEQKQLIQRRLEDNVPLSGHHPVLGWAPKPHSHSKDVRINSQGLRADHDFAHVIRPGVVRASAFGDSFTFGEEVANEDTWEHQLEEQDPRIEVLNFGVGAYGLDQAYMRYMQDGISFNSDIVFIGFMSENIYRNLNVFRPFYHSSYASNFYTKPRFILANDSLVLLDNPLMTTSDYWRFVRNDEAVLREIGNHDYFYQIKYTAGPMDLLPSIRLLKIATRSVKEKLNPVVTPEGSYAVNSEGFRLTTRLLEEFYCAALQHESLPMIIIFPDLGDFSRHRSHRAKRYEPLLEQLHRKGFRVLDILDALVAFDSALPTDRLTVGKWGHFSRLGNSIVATSIRNYMNNEEIVKRNQVKSLVRAACTTNHCCLHSAPRKFTTAD from the coding sequence ATGATCAAACAAAAATCTGTATTGCTATACATCCTTTTAGCATGTTTGGTGTATGGCAGCATTGAAGGCATTTCCTACATCGGCTTGTGGCTCCTCCAAGGCAAGGGAGTGAGCTATCAACCCCTAGCTTCCCGTCTTTCTCAGGAACAAAAGCAACTTATTCAACGACGCCTTGAGGACAACGTCCCTCTCAGTGGGCACCACCCCGTTTTGGGCTGGGCACCCAAACCGCATTCTCACTCGAAGGACGTCAGAATTAACTCCCAAGGCCTCAGAGCAGATCACGATTTTGCTCATGTTATTCGTCCGGGAGTCGTCAGAGCATCGGCATTCGGCGACTCCTTCACCTTCGGAGAGGAAGTCGCGAACGAGGATACATGGGAGCATCAATTAGAAGAGCAGGATCCTCGCATTGAGGTCCTGAATTTCGGCGTCGGCGCGTATGGGTTGGATCAGGCGTATATGCGGTATATGCAGGACGGAATCTCGTTTAATTCTGATATCGTCTTCATTGGGTTTATGTCTGAAAACATCTATCGCAATTTGAATGTGTTTCGTCCCTTCTACCATTCATCCTATGCGTCGAATTTCTATACCAAACCACGATTCATCCTTGCGAACGATAGCCTTGTACTTCTCGACAATCCCTTAATGACCACCAGCGATTATTGGCGCTTTGTCAGAAACGATGAGGCCGTGCTCCGAGAAATCGGGAACCATGATTATTTTTATCAAATAAAATATACGGCGGGACCAATGGATCTGCTGCCCTCCATACGCCTTCTAAAGATTGCCACACGGAGTGTGAAGGAAAAGCTCAACCCGGTGGTGACACCGGAAGGGTCTTACGCCGTCAATTCAGAAGGCTTTCGCCTCACCACAAGACTACTTGAGGAGTTTTATTGTGCGGCGCTCCAGCATGAATCCTTACCTATGATTATCATCTTTCCCGACCTGGGCGATTTCAGTCGGCATCGCAGCCACCGTGCGAAACGGTATGAACCACTGTTGGAGCAATTACACAGAAAAGGATTTCGTGTTCTAGACATCTTAGATGCATTGGTTGCCTTTGACTCTGCGCTGCCCACAGATCGACTCACGGTTGGAAAGTGGGGACACTTCTCCCGCCTCGGGAATTCGATTGTCGCCACCTCCATTAGAAATTATATGAACAATGAGGAAATAGTAAAAAGAAACCAGGTCAAGTCTCTCGTTCGCGCAGCCTGCACCACAAACCATTGCTGTCTGCACTCCGCTCCACGAAAATTCACTACAGCCGATTGA
- a CDS encoding SDR family oxidoreductase, which produces MKILLTGATGYVGGRLLGQLERHGRHVRCLARRPEFLKEGVGPGTEVIAGDLLDPASLATAMSDVEAAYYLVHSMGASGGFEETDRIAARNFGEAAWSAGLKRLLYLGGLGDDSEPLSPHLRSRHEVGEILRQSGVPVVELRASIVIGSGSLSFEMIRALVERLPVMLTPRWVHVPAQPIAIDDVLAYLIASLDVPLMESLIVEIGGDDIVSYGDLMREYARQRALRRIMIPVPVLTPRLSSLWLGLVTPLYARVGRKLIQSIKYPTVVRDPSARRLFAIEPISVREAIAHALRNEERELAESRWSDALSASGDVRQYGGVRFGNRLHDVRTVQVPVSTPDAFRPIQRIGGRTGWYFADWLWTLRGWLDLVVGGVGLRRGRRNPEELRVGDVVDWWRVEAIEPGVRLRLFAEMKLPGRAWLEFLVEPHGAGSKITQTASFDPIGLSGLLYWYGIWPVHELVFRGMIRGIAREAQRSK; this is translated from the coding sequence ATGAAAATTCTTCTAACAGGAGCGACAGGGTATGTGGGCGGGAGACTGCTAGGTCAGCTGGAGCGGCATGGCCGGCACGTACGGTGCCTTGCGCGACGGCCCGAGTTTTTGAAAGAAGGGGTCGGTCCCGGCACGGAGGTCATTGCCGGTGATCTGCTTGACCCGGCCAGCTTAGCGACCGCTATGAGTGACGTGGAAGCGGCCTATTACCTCGTGCATTCCATGGGAGCGTCCGGAGGTTTCGAGGAAACTGACCGTATCGCCGCGCGGAATTTCGGCGAAGCCGCTTGGTCCGCCGGCCTGAAGCGCCTGCTTTATCTTGGGGGGCTTGGGGACGACAGTGAACCGTTGTCTCCTCATCTGCGGAGCCGGCATGAGGTAGGGGAAATCCTTCGTCAATCCGGTGTGCCTGTGGTCGAATTGCGTGCGTCGATCGTGATCGGCTCCGGCAGTTTGTCATTTGAAATGATTCGCGCCCTGGTTGAGCGGTTGCCGGTGATGCTGACGCCTCGCTGGGTTCATGTTCCCGCCCAACCCATCGCGATCGATGATGTGCTGGCCTATCTGATCGCCTCTCTTGATGTACCGCTGATGGAAAGCCTGATTGTAGAAATCGGTGGGGACGATATTGTGTCGTATGGGGATTTGATGCGGGAGTATGCTCGCCAGCGTGCATTGCGGCGGATCATGATTCCGGTGCCTGTTCTCACGCCGCGACTGTCGAGCCTATGGCTTGGCCTAGTGACACCGTTGTATGCGCGTGTCGGGCGTAAGCTCATCCAAAGCATCAAATACCCTACTGTGGTCCGCGACCCTTCTGCGAGACGTTTGTTTGCGATCGAACCCATCAGTGTGCGTGAGGCCATCGCGCACGCGTTACGCAATGAAGAACGGGAGCTTGCGGAATCGCGTTGGTCGGATGCGCTTTCCGCGTCCGGGGACGTGCGGCAGTATGGGGGGGTGCGATTCGGCAATCGGCTGCATGATGTGCGTACGGTGCAGGTGCCTGTCTCCACCCCTGACGCGTTTCGCCCGATTCAACGGATCGGCGGGCGGACCGGCTGGTACTTTGCCGATTGGCTGTGGACACTCCGGGGCTGGTTGGATCTAGTGGTAGGAGGGGTAGGCCTTCGTCGTGGCCGGCGTAACCCGGAAGAGTTGCGCGTAGGCGATGTGGTGGATTGGTGGCGGGTGGAAGCCATTGAGCCGGGAGTGCGTCTCCGGCTCTTCGCCGAAATGAAGTTGCCGGGACGTGCCTGGCTCGAATTTCTCGTGGAACCTCATGGCGCCGGCTCAAAAATTACGCAAACAGCCAGTTTCGATCCCATTGGATTGAGCGGGTTGTTGTATTGGTATGGGATTTGGCCGGTGCATGAACTGGTCTTTCGCGGAATGATAAGAGGTATCGCCCGCGAAGCGCAGCGATCGAAATGA
- the fdhD gene encoding formate dehydrogenase accessory sulfurtransferase FdhD, translating to MATKLYSTQDTIFSPHSARPVVHTKPDQLAIEEPLEIRLEYWVNEQPHRKSVSITMRTPGQDRELAAGFLFTEGIIAGWDDIKEIRPCGPIVEGQNFHNIVRVKLHPHVSVKTATMDRNFYTTSSCGICGKTSIEALKINNQFGQTIKHLASPSVTQDMLFCLPERMAAEQQLFQKTGGCHASGLFDERGALLCVREDVGRHNALDKVLGWALINNHLPLDHHVVLVSGRASFELMQKASMGGIPFVAAVGAPSTLAVQMAQEFNITLVGFLDHQRMTVYHDSGRIQAHQAQQLEDTGGRTTRHTGSPVNTDVGNPDRRFSRPSS from the coding sequence ATGGCAACCAAACTCTATTCGACGCAGGACACGATCTTTTCCCCCCATTCCGCCCGCCCGGTTGTGCACACCAAACCAGATCAGTTAGCGATCGAAGAACCGCTTGAAATTCGACTGGAGTATTGGGTCAACGAGCAGCCTCATCGGAAAAGTGTTTCGATAACCATGCGGACTCCCGGACAGGATAGGGAACTGGCCGCGGGATTTCTGTTTACCGAAGGGATTATTGCCGGATGGGACGACATTAAAGAAATTCGCCCATGTGGACCAATCGTCGAAGGGCAGAATTTTCACAATATTGTGCGAGTGAAGCTGCACCCTCACGTGTCGGTGAAGACCGCCACGATGGACCGGAATTTTTATACCACTTCCAGTTGCGGGATCTGCGGCAAAACGTCCATCGAGGCCCTTAAAATCAACAACCAATTCGGCCAAACGATTAAACATCTTGCCTCCCCTTCCGTCACCCAAGACATGTTATTCTGTCTGCCGGAACGCATGGCCGCCGAGCAACAACTCTTTCAGAAAACCGGGGGCTGTCATGCCTCAGGCCTGTTTGATGAAAGGGGCGCTCTGCTCTGTGTGCGGGAAGATGTCGGACGGCACAATGCGTTGGATAAAGTCTTGGGATGGGCCCTGATCAATAACCACCTTCCTCTGGATCATCATGTGGTGCTCGTCAGCGGTCGGGCCAGCTTCGAACTCATGCAGAAAGCCTCTATGGGCGGTATCCCGTTTGTTGCCGCCGTGGGCGCACCCTCCACACTCGCGGTGCAAATGGCACAAGAATTCAACATCACCCTGGTGGGGTTTTTAGACCATCAACGCATGACGGTCTATCACGACTCCGGACGAATTCAAGCTCACCAGGCTCAACAACTAGAGGACACAGGTGGACGAACAACGCGACATACCGGAAGCCCCGTCAACACCGACGTGGGAAATCCCGATCGAAGATTCTCACGACCTTCATCTTGA
- a CDS encoding FdhF/YdeP family oxidoreductase, translating into MDEQRDIPEAPSTPTWEIPIEDSHDLHLDAPSRSAGGIPAILTSLKHTTHEPGILRGGQALLTVNQKQGFDCPGCGWPDPDGTRAITEFCENGVKAVAHEATTNIITKEFFQRYSLEQLGRQSDFWLGQQGRLIRPMIKRSEDTHYHPISWVKAFETIAGHLNDLNDPNEAIFYTSGRTSNEAAFLYQLFARLYGTNNLPDSSNMCHESSSVALKEVIGIGKATVTLDDFDKADAIFILGQNPGTNHPRMLATLQQAARRGCQIVSINPLPEAGTTRFIHPREVTTWLGKGTPIATLFLPIKINGDVALLKGIMKELLMREARQPGSILDLPFIQQYTEGFDHFATVLLNMSWEKIEEGSGISREDIQKAADIAEQAKSIICTWAMGMTQHKNAVANMQEIINFLLLRGNIGKPGAGPCPVRGHSNVQGDRTMGITENPSPEFLDRLEKVCHFQPPTKRGHDAVRGIKAMHAGKAKVFIALGGNFLSATPDTAYTAQALSRCRLTVHISTKLNRAHLVTGTEALILPALGRTDKDLQDDIPQYVTTENTMGVVQTSQGRLEPVSELLKSEVDIIASLAKATFENKDGPGNHINWDVLIHDYDEIRHLISQVVPGHENYTTRVNKPGGFYLANPIRDARQFPTPSGKARFTVHPMPDIHLGPDQLLMMTIRSHDQYNTTIYGLNDRYRGIQAGRRVVFMNERDMEERHLAKGDLVDIVSHHKGQTRTAPQFVVVPYPIPRTCTATYFPEANVLIPIDSVADKSNTPTSKSIVVTIHPTRLTPPPHT; encoded by the coding sequence GTGGACGAACAACGCGACATACCGGAAGCCCCGTCAACACCGACGTGGGAAATCCCGATCGAAGATTCTCACGACCTTCATCTTGACGCGCCCTCCAGGAGCGCCGGTGGCATTCCCGCCATTCTCACTTCCCTCAAACACACCACGCACGAACCCGGCATTCTGCGAGGTGGCCAGGCCCTTCTCACGGTCAATCAAAAGCAAGGGTTTGATTGCCCAGGGTGTGGCTGGCCTGATCCCGATGGCACGCGCGCCATCACTGAGTTTTGTGAAAACGGCGTCAAAGCTGTCGCCCATGAAGCCACCACCAACATCATCACCAAAGAATTCTTTCAACGCTATTCCCTGGAGCAACTGGGCAGACAATCGGATTTCTGGCTAGGACAGCAGGGACGCCTTATCCGGCCGATGATCAAGCGGAGCGAGGATACGCATTATCATCCCATTTCATGGGTCAAAGCCTTTGAAACCATCGCCGGTCACCTGAATGACCTCAACGATCCCAACGAAGCCATCTTCTATACATCCGGGCGCACCAGCAACGAAGCCGCCTTCCTCTATCAACTCTTCGCGCGACTCTACGGCACCAACAATCTGCCCGATTCCTCCAACATGTGCCACGAGTCCAGCAGCGTGGCGTTAAAAGAAGTCATTGGCATCGGCAAAGCCACCGTTACGCTCGACGATTTCGATAAGGCCGACGCCATCTTCATTCTGGGACAAAATCCGGGCACCAACCATCCGCGTATGCTCGCCACTCTTCAGCAGGCCGCACGGCGAGGCTGTCAAATTGTCAGCATTAATCCACTTCCGGAAGCCGGGACCACCCGGTTCATTCATCCCCGGGAAGTCACCACCTGGTTGGGCAAGGGGACCCCGATCGCCACGTTGTTTCTCCCAATCAAAATCAACGGCGACGTGGCCCTGCTCAAAGGCATTATGAAGGAACTGCTCATGCGGGAAGCCAGGCAGCCGGGCTCCATCCTCGACCTGCCGTTCATTCAACAATACACCGAAGGGTTCGACCACTTCGCCACCGTCCTCCTGAATATGTCATGGGAGAAAATTGAGGAAGGCAGCGGCATTTCCCGCGAAGACATTCAAAAAGCCGCGGATATTGCTGAACAAGCCAAAAGTATCATCTGTACCTGGGCCATGGGCATGACCCAACATAAAAACGCCGTGGCCAACATGCAGGAAATCATCAATTTCCTCCTGCTGCGGGGCAACATCGGAAAACCAGGCGCAGGCCCCTGCCCCGTCCGTGGGCATAGCAATGTGCAGGGCGATCGCACCATGGGCATCACCGAAAACCCCTCTCCTGAATTTCTGGATCGCCTCGAAAAGGTCTGCCACTTTCAGCCACCCACCAAAAGAGGTCATGACGCGGTGCGAGGCATCAAGGCCATGCATGCAGGAAAGGCGAAGGTCTTCATCGCCCTCGGCGGCAATTTCCTCTCGGCCACGCCGGATACAGCCTATACCGCGCAGGCGCTTTCCCGCTGCCGCCTCACCGTCCACATCTCCACCAAACTCAACCGGGCCCACCTTGTCACCGGAACCGAGGCCTTGATCCTGCCCGCGCTTGGACGCACCGACAAGGATCTTCAAGATGATATCCCCCAATATGTCACCACGGAAAACACCATGGGCGTCGTCCAGACCTCGCAGGGACGACTCGAGCCGGTATCTGAATTGCTCAAAAGTGAAGTCGATATTATCGCCAGCCTGGCGAAGGCCACCTTCGAGAATAAAGATGGGCCAGGGAATCACATCAACTGGGACGTACTTATTCACGATTACGACGAGATTCGTCATCTCATCAGCCAGGTCGTCCCCGGGCACGAAAACTATACAACACGGGTCAACAAACCGGGCGGCTTCTATCTCGCCAATCCGATCCGCGATGCCCGGCAATTTCCTACTCCGTCGGGTAAAGCGCGGTTCACCGTCCACCCGATGCCGGACATACACCTAGGACCGGATCAATTGCTCATGATGACCATTCGCAGTCACGATCAATACAATACGACCATCTATGGATTGAATGACCGCTACCGGGGCATTCAAGCCGGACGGCGGGTGGTGTTCATGAATGAGCGTGATATGGAGGAGCGTCACTTAGCGAAAGGCGACCTGGTGGATATCGTCAGTCACCACAAAGGTCAGACCCGAACAGCACCACAATTTGTCGTGGTCCCCTACCCCATTCCCCGAACCTGCACGGCGACCTATTTCCCCGAAGCCAATGTCCTCATCCCCATCGACAGCGTGGCAGACAAAAGCAACACGCCGACCTCCAAATCCATCGTCGTCACCATCCATCCCACCAGGCTCACTCCTCCTCCCCACACGTAA
- a CDS encoding hemerythrin domain-containing protein, which yields MATKTLKAQAAQITDMLRKDHKKVKGLFKKFEKTDNAQEKQEILDTILTELEIHAELEEKIIYPAIRPKINDEDLMDEAIEEHHVVHSVIGELKKMKPAAERYDAKVTVLGELCKHHIKEEEEEMLPKAEKRDINWDRLYEQVMKRKDQLMEKAGLSSNNGSPTNSKARKKK from the coding sequence ATGGCCACAAAGACTCTGAAAGCTCAGGCAGCACAAATCACCGACATGCTTCGAAAGGACCACAAAAAAGTCAAAGGGCTTTTTAAAAAATTTGAAAAAACGGATAATGCTCAAGAGAAACAAGAGATCCTCGACACGATATTGACGGAGCTGGAAATCCACGCGGAGTTGGAAGAGAAAATCATCTATCCGGCCATTCGCCCGAAAATTAATGACGAAGATCTAATGGATGAGGCCATCGAAGAGCACCATGTCGTGCATAGTGTGATCGGAGAACTTAAAAAAATGAAACCCGCCGCCGAACGTTATGACGCCAAGGTAACCGTACTCGGTGAATTGTGCAAACATCATATTAAAGAAGAAGAGGAAGAAATGCTGCCCAAAGCAGAAAAGCGGGATATCAATTGGGACCGATTGTACGAGCAGGTCATGAAACGGAAAGATCAACTCATGGAGAAGGCGGGATTGTCTTCCAACAACGGCTCACCCACGAATTCCAAGGCGAGGAAAAAGAAATAG
- a CDS encoding alanine/glycine:cation symporter family protein encodes MDSFESFVATVAGWVWGPPMLLLLIGTGLYLTILLKGLQFRVLPHALKLIFHKEPGGNGDISHFAALMTALSATVGIGNIVGVAAAITLGGPGAVFWMWMTGLVGMATKYGEAVLAVKYREQGAYGMRGGPMYYLAKGAGLPWLGWLFALFTACAAFGIGNMTQANAVAGILESTFQIQPWITGVVLMGMTGLVILGGITSIGRFTSVLVPFMIVGYVTSALVVLALHVTEIPQALMSIVYHAWNPIAAGGGFAGATMAAAMRYGLARGVFSNESGLGSAPIAAAAARTDDPVRQALVSMTQTFIDTLVVCSMTALIILTATPWTHGVDAAQLTSASFGETLGHTGEIIVTLSITLFAFSTLIGWNYYGEKAIEFLMGTKAIVYYRVIFVAVVLLGATSRLELVWNVSDVMNGLMAIPNLIGLLLLAKIIKQETTRYLSTQSPGAGSLKSPTPPPA; translated from the coding sequence ATGGACTCCTTTGAATCCTTCGTAGCGACCGTAGCCGGATGGGTGTGGGGCCCGCCCATGTTGCTTCTGTTGATCGGCACCGGGTTGTATCTGACCATTTTGCTGAAGGGCTTGCAGTTTCGTGTCCTCCCGCATGCTCTGAAATTAATTTTTCACAAAGAACCGGGTGGCAATGGGGACATCAGTCATTTCGCCGCGCTCATGACGGCCTTATCAGCCACCGTGGGCATCGGGAATATTGTCGGCGTGGCAGCCGCGATTACGCTCGGTGGGCCCGGAGCTGTCTTTTGGATGTGGATGACCGGGCTGGTGGGCATGGCCACCAAATATGGCGAAGCCGTGCTGGCGGTGAAATACCGTGAGCAGGGGGCATACGGCATGCGTGGCGGGCCCATGTATTATTTAGCCAAGGGTGCCGGATTGCCCTGGTTAGGCTGGCTCTTTGCCTTGTTCACGGCCTGTGCGGCGTTTGGCATCGGCAACATGACGCAGGCTAATGCGGTGGCCGGCATTCTTGAGTCGACCTTTCAGATCCAACCCTGGATCACCGGCGTGGTGTTGATGGGGATGACCGGGCTTGTGATATTGGGCGGCATCACATCCATCGGCCGGTTTACTTCGGTGCTGGTGCCATTCATGATTGTGGGGTATGTCACGTCAGCTTTGGTTGTCCTGGCTCTGCATGTGACGGAGATTCCACAGGCTTTGATGAGCATCGTCTATCATGCGTGGAATCCGATTGCGGCAGGAGGCGGGTTTGCGGGTGCCACGATGGCCGCCGCCATGCGCTATGGGTTAGCCAGAGGAGTGTTTTCGAATGAATCGGGTTTGGGTTCCGCGCCCATTGCCGCCGCCGCGGCACGGACCGACGATCCCGTCCGGCAGGCCCTGGTCAGTATGACGCAGACCTTCATTGATACCCTGGTCGTCTGCAGTATGACGGCGTTGATTATCCTGACCGCGACTCCATGGACACACGGTGTCGATGCGGCTCAACTCACCAGCGCCAGTTTCGGGGAAACCCTCGGCCACACAGGAGAAATCATTGTCACCCTCTCGATTACTCTCTTTGCCTTTTCCACCTTGATCGGCTGGAATTATTATGGTGAGAAAGCCATTGAGTTTTTGATGGGGACGAAGGCGATCGTGTATTACCGCGTGATCTTTGTGGCGGTGGTCCTGCTCGGTGCCACGTCAAGGTTGGAATTGGTTTGGAATGTGTCCGATGTCATGAACGGCCTGATGGCCATTCCGAATCTCATCGGATTGTTGTTATTAGCAAAGATTATTAAACAGGAAACGACGCGCTATCTCAGCACGCAAAGCCCAGGCGCAGGCTCATTGAAGTCTCCTACCCCCCCTCCTGCGTAA
- the pgm gene encoding phosphoglucomutase (alpha-D-glucose-1,6-bisphosphate-dependent): MKVSALAGNPTQPSMLANIPRLVTAYYTGRPDPSVPEQQVAFGTSGHRGSSLKLSFNEAHILATTQAICLYRQQQHIDGPLFLGMDTHALSEPALASTLEVLAANDVVVMVDRDNGYTPTPVISHAILTYNRDRKTGLADGIVITPSHNPPEDGGFKYNPPHGGPADADVTTWIEKQANQLLTHDLRGVQRMSYEKARRASTTHKHDYVGSYVGDLGAVIDMAAIRDARLSIGVDPLGGAGVDYWGPIAERYGFPVTVVHEGVDPTFRFMNLDWDGKIRMDCSSPYAMAGLIALKDRFDIAFANDTDHDRHGIVTRTSGLMNPNHYLAVAISYLFTQRSGWRKDAAVGKTVVSSSMIDRVAAKIGRRLVEVPVGFKWFVDGLLDGSVGFGGEESAGASFLRHDGTVWTTDKDGIILDLLAAEMLAKTGRDPSQLYLDLTKELGVPVYQRIDAPATSAQKAILKKLAPQQIQASELAGEKITGILTSAPGTGSAIGGLKVMTENGWFAARPSGTEDVYKIYAESFRGDTHLKQIQEEAQALITKVLGAAT; the protein is encoded by the coding sequence ATGAAGGTCAGTGCCCTTGCAGGAAATCCCACCCAGCCGTCCATGCTCGCCAACATTCCCCGACTGGTCACCGCCTATTACACGGGACGGCCTGACCCTTCCGTGCCGGAACAACAGGTCGCCTTCGGCACATCGGGCCACCGCGGCTCCTCCTTGAAGCTGTCCTTTAATGAAGCCCATATCCTGGCGACCACACAGGCCATCTGCCTCTATCGGCAGCAACAGCATATTGACGGGCCTCTCTTTCTAGGCATGGATACGCACGCGCTTTCGGAACCTGCCCTGGCAAGCACGCTCGAAGTGCTCGCCGCCAATGATGTGGTCGTGATGGTAGACCGGGACAACGGATACACCCCGACGCCGGTTATTTCCCATGCCATCCTGACCTACAACCGTGATCGAAAAACGGGATTGGCCGATGGCATTGTTATCACGCCCTCGCATAATCCGCCTGAAGACGGTGGCTTCAAATACAATCCCCCCCATGGCGGGCCGGCTGATGCCGACGTGACCACCTGGATCGAGAAACAGGCGAACCAGTTGCTGACCCATGACCTGCGCGGGGTCCAGCGCATGTCTTATGAGAAGGCACGGCGTGCCTCAACCACACACAAGCATGATTATGTCGGCTCGTATGTTGGTGACCTTGGCGCGGTGATCGACATGGCGGCGATCCGCGACGCGAGGTTGTCCATTGGAGTGGATCCGCTCGGCGGAGCAGGCGTGGACTATTGGGGACCCATCGCCGAACGCTACGGATTCCCGGTCACGGTCGTGCATGAAGGCGTGGATCCGACCTTTCGCTTCATGAATCTGGATTGGGATGGAAAGATTCGCATGGACTGTTCCTCACCCTACGCTATGGCCGGACTGATTGCCTTAAAAGACCGTTTCGATATTGCCTTTGCCAACGATACCGACCATGACCGGCATGGAATCGTCACGCGCACATCTGGGCTGATGAATCCCAACCACTATCTCGCGGTGGCGATTTCGTATCTCTTTACCCAGCGCTCCGGCTGGCGGAAGGATGCCGCAGTCGGAAAGACGGTGGTAAGTAGCAGCATGATTGATCGGGTAGCCGCCAAGATAGGTCGGCGTCTGGTTGAAGTGCCGGTCGGGTTCAAATGGTTTGTGGATGGGCTGCTTGACGGGTCCGTCGGATTTGGGGGAGAGGAGAGTGCCGGCGCATCCTTTTTGCGTCATGACGGAACCGTGTGGACGACCGATAAAGACGGCATCATACTCGATCTGTTAGCCGCAGAAATGTTGGCCAAGACGGGACGTGATCCAAGCCAACTCTACCTCGACCTCACCAAGGAACTGGGCGTCCCGGTCTACCAGCGTATCGATGCCCCGGCCACATCCGCGCAGAAGGCCATTCTGAAAAAACTGGCACCACAGCAGATTCAGGCATCCGAACTCGCAGGAGAAAAGATTACTGGCATTCTGACCTCGGCCCCGGGAACAGGCAGTGCCATTGGGGGGCTGAAAGTCATGACGGAGAACGGGTGGTTTGCCGCCCGCCCGTCCGGAACAGAGGATGTCTATAAAATTTATGCGGAGAGTTTTCGAGGCGACACGCACCTTAAGCAAATCCAGGAAGAGGCGCAGGCCCTGATTACCAAGGTCCTAGGAGCGGCAACCTAG
- a CDS encoding NnrS family protein: MTNPTNQESRIQGLAFFSYGFRPFFLCAAVFAGVALPIWAMILSGADNTHFLYVPREWHVHEMIFGFLPAVIAGFLFTAMPNWTDRPPIKGLPLMMLWALWLAGRLVIAIPWPPPSVCAIVDGAFLIVLAIIVWREIAIGNAWERSPIGVLISLYAIANLLFHVRALSDAATDLPERMALSIIIMLLALIGGRVIPGFTLDYLSEGGMPQQPSSFSRFDGASILLAAIAAIAWTAQPEALVTGWLLILAGLVHLIRLLRWYGWITWREPLVLILHVGYAWLAMSLLILGAAILGFGLRQEEAVHVLTTGAVGSMTLAIMTRASLGHTGRPRHAGPMTVLIYSLVNLGAMLRVFGPGTDLSTSLVLGLSAMIWSGGYLLFAVIYGPFLFRPSLDEE, translated from the coding sequence ATGACCAACCCGACGAACCAAGAGTCCCGCATTCAGGGACTGGCATTCTTTTCATACGGATTTCGACCCTTTTTTCTGTGTGCCGCCGTCTTTGCCGGCGTGGCACTCCCGATCTGGGCCATGATTCTTTCCGGAGCCGACAACACCCATTTCCTGTATGTCCCGCGAGAATGGCATGTGCATGAAATGATTTTCGGTTTTCTTCCGGCCGTGATCGCGGGATTTCTATTCACCGCCATGCCCAACTGGACGGACCGTCCTCCGATCAAAGGATTACCGCTGATGATGCTGTGGGCATTGTGGCTGGCAGGCCGCCTGGTCATCGCCATACCCTGGCCTCCACCCTCTGTCTGCGCCATCGTTGACGGAGCCTTTCTCATTGTCCTGGCCATTATTGTCTGGCGGGAAATTGCCATCGGGAACGCGTGGGAGCGTTCTCCAATTGGTGTATTGATCAGTCTCTATGCCATCGCCAATCTGCTTTTTCACGTCCGCGCTCTAAGCGACGCGGCGACGGATCTCCCCGAGCGGATGGCGCTCTCGATCATCATCATGTTGTTAGCGCTGATCGGTGGGCGGGTCATTCCCGGTTTTACACTCGATTATCTGAGCGAGGGCGGCATGCCCCAACAACCTTCATCCTTTTCCCGTTTCGACGGTGCGTCGATCCTTCTTGCAGCCATCGCGGCTATCGCCTGGACGGCCCAGCCGGAAGCTCTGGTCACCGGCTGGCTTTTGATCCTAGCCGGATTGGTACATCTCATACGTCTGTTGCGCTGGTACGGCTGGATCACCTGGCGTGAACCCTTGGTGCTCATCCTGCACGTGGGTTATGCGTGGCTGGCGATGTCGCTGCTTATCCTGGGTGCGGCGATTCTAGGATTTGGATTGCGCCAGGAGGAGGCGGTGCACGTACTCACGACCGGAGCCGTGGGTTCGATGACTCTGGCCATCATGACCCGCGCCAGCCTGGGTCATACCGGGCGCCCACGGCATGCGGGTCCTATGACGGTTTTGATCTACAGTCTCGTGAACCTGGGTGCAATGCTACGGGTTTTTGGTCCGGGCACCGATCTCTCGACATCTCTGGTGCTTGGCCTATCGGCGATGATCTGGAGCGGCGGGTATCTGCTATTCGCTGTTATTTATGGACCATTTCTTTTTCGCCCTAGTCTCGACGAGGAGTAA